The following proteins are encoded in a genomic region of Plasmodium coatneyi strain Hackeri chromosome 2, complete sequence:
- a CDS encoding Variable surface protein Vir7-like, with protein MTGEKATEQHLAQLPSQNVLYGELPKGSGRTWCSDQSKLTEAKDGIKTYLKVDSHAEDYANKIVEAWCYTHRTGGVNTHTDELCYDFYYWLGGIISEHSTVPESFPTIIGAIYGILKGRALGNICTNLYGNISLDIFQQRKLMYDYYRDYLLIESYSSLAQKSCVPAYHQHLEKLKGACTTVNTYCPNGKGTNDPFCTWFSSKMTDGKCDEEILKCNPNPGSSGSGSTGTWNPGSSGTGSTGNQNTGSPRPGSTGTWNPGSSGSGSSGPGSTGHQSPGSSGPAATGTCSLDSSYTCNLVDGVSGGEGKGGSDGGGSHRKEGEPGSDGSVAPAAVSGALAAIGLPTLAYFFYKYKPFILKKHNHSGNGRKKRSPRREFNEFEEHDYDDGSSTEYSSEYSIPYTSSSSTR; from the exons ATGACGGGGGAAAAGGCAACG GAACAACATTTGGCTCAGTTACCATCGCAGAACGTTCTGTACGGAGAATTGCCAAAAGGAAGTGGGCGAACTTGGTGTAGTGATCAAAGCAAACTAACAGAAGCTAAGGATGGAATAAAAACTTATCTTAAAGTAGATAGCCATGCTGAGGACTACGCAAATAAAATTGTAGAGGCATGGTGTTATACACATCGAACAGGGGGGGTCAACACCCACACTGATGAACTTTGTTATgatttctattattggttgggaggTATAATATCAGAGCATTCAACAGTTCCTGAATCGTTTCCAACTATCATAGGAGCAATTTATGGTATATTAAAGGGAAGAGCTCTTGGAAATATATGCACTAACCTATACGGAAATATTAGCTTGGACATTTTCCAGCAGAGGAAACTAATGTATGATTATTATAGAGACTACCTACTTATTGAGTCATATTCAAGTTTAGCGCAGAAATCTTGTGTCCCAGCATATCACCAACATTTAGAAAAGCTAAAAGGAGCATGTACAACTGTAAATACATACTgcccaaatggaaaaggtaCTAATGATCCCTTTTGTACCTGGTTTAGTTCGAAGATGACTGATGGGAAATGTGACGAAGAAATATTGAAATGTAATccgaacccaggttcttccggttccggttctacaggaacgtggaacccaggttcttctggtaccggttccaCTGGTAATCAAAACACCggtagtccaagaccaggttctacgggaacttggaatccaggttcttctggttccggttcttCCGGACCAGGGTCGACAGGACACCAGTCTCCCGGTTCCTCTGGACCAGCAGCCACTGGAACTTGCAGTCTAGATTCCTCTTATACATGTAATTTAGTGGATGGTGTttctggtggagaaggaaaaggagggagtgacggtggtggtagtcatagaaaggaaggtgaacCAGGTTCCGATGGTAGTGTCgcccctgctgctgtgtctggtgcattagctgcaataggattaccaacattggcatactttttttacaagtataaacctttcattttgaagaagCATAACcactctggaaatggaagaaaaaaaaggtcccctaggagagaatttaatgagtttgAGGAGCACGACTATGACGACGGTTCTTCTACAGAATattcgtccgaatattcaaTCCCATAtacgtcatcatcatccaccagatga
- a CDS encoding SICA antigen: MAPRKSKLQQDHTEKVGDDGARSAEGGPNNETKRAPRRRRGFTVLTLKPGVPDVIVTHEPKVTCTDTDLQGRLKDVIDNWNKGRGKSNDWAAQIDIKKCILLKRRMNKGSDQVWKEIENRINPLSKDISENKSSMEETYCKKPNGQGTKWTEADRNACMLITAGLKHIYEIKEDTDKKGHEVRKNNRIFRATAACIILNELIRKLKDKAKSCTQIISIDKGINHAFSKSAEIKATACNGDPDCFECKQENYSNCKMGSNRIEEMLKEKIDKDEKIKEALGDIYPPSNPSSTSPNGTGYIKKKPEKWKGERGRRRNKYQPTIEGWFTRFSEGVTQEEKNNYKELGSMLALCEPPEDEEPKDGVDLSTNKEFCEIMVKNIILTTGVAEKYKNENGKTPCEKKVKNIPLCDLLKVWMWYMDWFCVPKEIIERAISVVNLVRGKLKGGLIKDHKYVECAYENALNIPYYTGQKDMRGEAQQILLTSVLYHKIGAKTHKKEWCTGGKKKYQLKGPEGLDRARHDQGGEGQINNGYSGLKDLQGILKEVEQALEQAQEKKVEKEELLEVSEQVTEETSHTEAETLK, encoded by the exons atggcTCCACGAAAGAGTAAATTACAACAAGACCATACGGAGAAAGTGGGGGATGATGGTGCTCGTAGTGCAGAAGGTGGACCAAACAATGAAACTAAAAGAGCTCCTCGACGTCGAAGGGGATTCACTGTACTAACTCTCAAGCCAGGAGTACCCGATGTAATAGTAACGCATGAACCAA AAGTTACTTGTACAGACACTGACTTACAGGGTCGCTTAAAGGATGTTATCGACAACTGGAATAAGGGCAGAGGGAAGAGTAACGACTGG GCAGCACAAatagacataaaaaaatgtatattattgaaGCGAAGAATGAATAAGGGTTCC GACCAAGTATGGAAGGAAATCGAGAATAGGATCAATCCACTCTCTAAAGACATATCAGAGAATAAATCAAGTATGGAAGAAACCTATTGTAAAAAGCCTAATGGACAGGGCACCAAGTGGACAGAAGCAGATAGAAACGCGTGTATGCTCATCACTGCAGGATTAAAACATATCTACGAAATTAAAGAGGACACGGACAAAAAGGGCCATGAGGTCAGGAAGAATAATAGAATATTTAGGGCCACTGCGGCATGTATCATATTAAATGAACTCATAAGGAAATTAAAGGATAAGGCAAAATCTTGTACCCAGATAATAAGCATAGATAAAGGCATAAATCATGCCTTCAGTAAAAGTGCAGAAATTAAGGCAACTGCATGTAATGGTGATCCTGACTGTTTTGAGTGCAAACAGGAAAACTATTCAAACTGTAAAATGGGAAGTAACCGAATTGAGGAGatgttaaaggaaaaaatcgataaggacgaaaaaataaaagaagcacTGGGAGACATATATCCACCTTCCAACCCCTCATCCACCTCCCCCAATGGAACAGgttatataaagaaaaaacccGAGAAGTGGAAGGGGGAacggggaaggagaaggaacaaataccAAC cCACTATTGAGGGATGGTTCACACGTTTTTCGGAGGGTGTAACacaagaggagaaaaataattataaggaaTTAGGGAGCATGCTAGCACTGTGCGAACCTCCTGAGGATGAGGAGCCTAAGGACGGAGTAGACCTGAGCACGAATAAGGAGTTTTGTGAAATTATGGTAAAGAATATAATATTGACGACAGGCGTTGcagagaaatataaaaacgaaaacgGGAAAACACCGTGTgagaagaaagtaaaaaatattcccttatgtgatttattaaaagtaTGGATGTGGTATATGGACTGGTTCTGTGTCCCTAAGGAAATCATAGAACGTGCCATTAGCGTTGTGAATTTAGTAAGGGGAAAACTTAAAGGAGGATTAATTAAGGATCATAAGTATGTGGAATGTGCTTATGAGAATGCACTTAACATTCCTTATTATACGGGACAGAAGGATATGAGAGGTGAAGCGCAACAAATATTGCTCACAAGTGTGTTATATCATAAGATTGGAGCAAAAACTCACAAGAAAGAATGGTGCacggggggtaaaaaaaagtaccagCTCAAAGGACCAGAGGGTTTAGACCGTGCACGCCATGATCAGGGAGGGGAGGGCCAAATAAATAATGGTTACAGTGGCTTAAAAGACCTGCAAGGAATTCTTAAGGAAGTTGAGCAAGCATTAGAACAGgcgcaagaaaaaaaggtggaaaaggaagaattgtTAGAAGTCTCAGAACAAGTCACAGAAGAA ACCAGCCACACCGAGGCAGAGACCCTCAAGTGA
- a CDS encoding SICA antigen, which produces MIIDIHLEVLDECQKGETQFLKEDFFEILVQEFMGSKFIKGEKNSSFRVPEEGVPKEQVPSLDSWFREEDSVPTEDVPKEQKFQVQIPGLRRKTFFLRNVFLRNRFQVQIPGFREEDRLPKECIPEEQVRCSDSGFRV; this is translated from the exons atgattattgatattcatttagaagtcttggacgaatgtcaaaaaggggaaacacaaTTTCTTAAGGAggatttttttgaaattttggtgcaagaatttatgggaagcaaattcataaaaggagaaaagaattcCAGTTTTAGGGTCCCTGAGGAAGGTgtccctaaggaacaggttccaagtttagattcctggtttagggaggaagactctGTTCCTAcagaagatgttcctaaggaacag aagttccaagttcagattccgggtttaaggaggaagacctTCTTCCTACGGAATGTATTCttgaggaacaggttccaagttcagattccggggtttagggaggaagaccgtcttcctaaggaatgtATTCCGGAGGAACAGGTTCGATGTTccgattccgggtttagggtgtag
- a CDS encoding SICA antigen encodes MVYRQKRGIFNTKLGKGTLIITAVKVISVNSIPYTHDNKGGGEANINHAHNLNVYIYVPFFFFFLVCAQCAYWGDKDVGRVFRGLFNAMKNKKKTDEDLCKNITVTDQTTMEANIKACELITASLQHIYGIQEDPSKIYGNQKKNDRIFDQVIACAFLNLYADKMEQQKCIDKNVITDAFSKSEQIKENTPPCNGIDTNCVTCTRDKSYENCPLNVRTDLWTTGGATGTCNQDGTNMKSKMDDMLEKDGTGLKQTLDDICKETSQPSTKDQDGAVQPATEDNGRAPAAPSAYPALSEGEEGGGHSLGEGAGGRSEADLGTPKAAKLTAKKGIDPFLPYFPLAPAVLGISVMSYLVWKYFGMLRKRRKRYRRAYQLRGPSLEQQIVDHVDEHLGPREYILVKERKPRSTPIKRRKKRAVGRRRGVRRRMIIDIHLEVLSECQKGDLHSTKEDFFEILVREFMGSEFIKEENVPKEDIPKGEVPSSDSGFAVPGLGFSEERLCS; translated from the exons ATGGTTTATAGACAGAAAAGGGGGATATTCAACACAAAACTGGGTAAGGGAACATTAATTATCACAGCTGTCAAAGTCATTTCAGTGAATAGTATTCCTTATACACATGACAAcaaggggggaggagagGCAAACATAAATCATGCACACAAtttaaatgtgtacatatatgttccatttttttttttttttcttgtttgtGCACAGTGTGCATATTGGGGGGATAAGGACGTTGGACGCGTATTTAGGGGACTGTTTAATGCTATgaagaataagaagaaaaccGACGAAGATCTGTGTAAAAACATTACAGTGACTGATCAAACAACGATGGAAGCGAATATAAAAGCATGTGAGCTTATTACAGCAAGTTTGCAGCATATATACGGCATTCAGGAAGATCCGAGCAAGATTTACGGAaaccagaagaaaaatgacaGAATATTTGATCAAGTTATCGCATGCGCCTTCCTGAACTTATACGCAgataaaatggaacaacaGAAGTGTATAGACAAGAATGTTATAACAGATGCCTTCAgcaaaagtgaacaaattaaagaGAACACACCTCCATGCAATGGCATAGATACTAATTGTGTTACTTGCACAAGGGATAAAAGTTATGAAAATTGCCCACTAAACGTGAGAACGGACCTATGGACAACAGGTGGAGCAACTGGAACATGCAACCAAGACGGAACTAACATGAAGAGTAAAATGGATGATATGCTCGAAAAGGATGGAACAGGACTAAAGCAAACTTTGGACGACATATGTAAAGAAACTTCCCAACCTTCCACCAAGGACCAAGATGGCGCGGTCCAACCGGCCACCGAAGACAATGGACGCGCTCCTGCTGCTCCAAGTGCTTATCCAGCTCTATCGGAAGGTGAAGAAGGGGGTGGTCACAGTCTGGGTGAAGGAGCTGGGGGACGAAGTGAAGCTGATTTAGGGACACCCAAGGCTGCAAAACTTACTGCCAAGAAAGGAATcgatcccttccttccttacttccCTCTTGCTCCTGCCGTGCTTGGTATTTCCGTTATGAGTTATTTagtttggaag tactttggaatgcttcgtaagagaagaaaacgttacagaagagcttatCAACTACGTGGTCCAtccttagaacagcagattgttgaccatgtggatGAGCACCTtggtccacgtgaatataTCTTAGTAAAGGAgcgcaaacctcgttctacgcctataaaaaggaggaaaaaacgtgctGTTGGTCGTCGccgtggtgtacgtcgccgcatgattattgatattcatttagaagtcttaagcgaatgtcaaaaaggggacctccattcgacgaaggaagacttttttgaaattttggttcgagaatttatgggaagcgaattcataaaagaagaaaatgttcctaaggaagacaTTCCTAAGGgagaggttccaagttcgGATTCCGGGTTTGCGGttccaggtttagggtttagtgaggaaagactttgttcctga